A genomic segment from Capra hircus breed San Clemente chromosome 7, ASM170441v1, whole genome shotgun sequence encodes:
- the LOC102181119 gene encoding protocadherin alpha-5 isoform X7, whose protein sequence is MVYSQRKSPGSQRLLLSILLLVAWESGSGQVHYSVSEEAKHGAFVGRIAQDLGLELAELVPRLFRTASKGRRDLLEVNLQNGILFVNSRIDREELCGRRAECSIHLEVIVDRPLQVFHVEVEVKDINDNPPRFFRQEQTLFILESRRADSRFPLEGASDMDIGRNAELRYKLQANEYFDLDVKTNEEETNFLELVLKKPVDREETQEHRLLLIAIDGGKPELTGTVQLLINVLDANDNAPEFDKSIYNVRLLENAPNGTLVIKLNASDADEGINKEITYLFNNLVLDNVKSKFAINSNSGEITVTGKLDYEDCNLYEINIDAVDKSSFPLTGHCKVIVKLLDENDNIPEMVITSLSLPVQEDAPLGTVIALISLSDLDSGANGQVTCSVTPDVPFKLVSTFKNYYSLVLDSNLDRELLANYDVVLTARDGGLPALSTTTSVSVEVADVNDNVPAFTQPEYTVFVKENNPPGCHIFTVSARDADAQENALVSYSLVERRVGERALSSYVSVHAESGKVYALQPLDHEELELLQFQVSARDAGVPPLGSNVTLQVFVLDENDNAPALLPPGSGGGPSALSQVVARSVGAGHVVAKLRAVDADSGYNAWLSYELQPAAGGSSSPFRVGLYTGEISTTRALDEADAPRQRLLVLVKDHGEPALTATATVLLSLEDSGQAPKASSRALSGAAGAETALVDVNVYLIIAICAVSSLLVLTLLLYTALRCSAPPSEGACGPGKPRLVCSSAVESWSYSQERRQRVCSGEGPPKTDLMAFSPSLPQGPISTDTPGKQGTARSTTRSRKRPNTAPSWVALPRTWDWSWRNWFPACFGWHPKAAGTFWR, encoded by the exons ATGGTATATTCTCAGAGAAAAAGTCCAGGATCTCAGCGTCTGCTGCTATCAATTCTGCTCCTCGTAGCCTGGGAGTCGGGGAGCGGCCAGGTCCACTACTCGGTTTCCGAGGAGGCCAAACACGGCGCCTTCGTGGGCCGCATCGCCCAGGATCTGGGACTGGAGCTGGCAGAGCTGGTGCCTCGCCTCTTTCGGACTGCATCCAAAGGCCGCAGAGACCTTCTGGAGGTAAATCTGCAGAATGGTATTTTGTTTGTGAATTCTCGGATCGACCGGGAGGAGCTGTGCGGGCGGAGAGCGGAATGCAGCATCCACCTGGAGGTGATCGTGGACCGGCCGCTGCAGGTGTTCCATGTGGAGGTGGAGGTGAAGGACATTAACGACAATCCGCCAAGGTTCTTCCGACAAGAACAAACACTATTTATACTAGAGTCAAGAAGAGCGGATTCCCGGTTTCCGCTAGAGGGCGCGTCTGATATGGATATCGGAAGAAACGCAGAATTGAGATACAAGTTACAAGCAAATGAGTATTTTGACTTGGATGTTAAAACAAACGAAGAGGAAACAAACTTTTTAGAGCTAGTTTTGAAGAAACCAGTAGATAGGGAAGAAACGCAAGAGCATCGTTTATTGCTGATTGCAATTGATGGAGGAAAACCTGAACTAACAGGTACAGTTCAGTTATTGATCAATGTTTTGGATGCGAATGATAATGCTCCAGAATTTGATAAATCAATTTATAATGTCAGATTACTGGAAAATGCACCGAATGGGACACTAGTTATTAAACTGAACGCCTCAGATGCAGATGAGGGTATTAATAAGGAAATAACGTATCTCTTTAACAACCTTGTTCTTGACAATGTAAAATCTAAATTTGCGATCAATTCTAATAGTGGGGAAATAACAGTTACAGGAAAACTGGACTACGAAGACTGTAATTTATATGAAATTAACATTGATGCTGTTGATAAAAGTTCGTTCCCATTAACTGGACACTGCAAAGTAATAGTGAAACTGCTGGATGAAAATGATAATATCCCAGAGATGGTCATAACCTCCCTATCTCTGCCTGTGCAAGAGGACGCTCCACTGGGCACCGTCATTGCCCTGATCAGTCTATCAGACCTCGACTCTGGTGCCAATGGACAGGTCACCTGCTCTGTGACACCTGACGTTCCTTTCAAGCTGGTGTCCACTTTCAAAAATTACTATTCATTGGTGCTGGACAGCAACTTGGATCGTGAGCTCTTGGCGAACTATGATGTGGTACTGACTGCTAGAGATGGGGGCTTGCCTGCCTTGTCCACCACGACCAGCGTGTCCGTGGAGGTAGCCGACGTGAACGACAATGTGCCTGCTTTCACGCAGCCAGAGTACACCGTATTCGTGAAGGAGAACAACCCGCCCGGCTGCCACATCTTCACCGTGTCGGCGCGAGACGCGGACGCGCAGGAGAACGCGCTGGTGTCCTACTCGCTGGTGGAGCGGCGGGTGGGCGAGCGCGCGCTGTCGAGCTACGTGTCGGTGCACGCGGAGAGCGGCAAGGTGTACGCGCTGCAGCCGCTGGACCACGAGGAGCTGGAGCTGCTGCAGTTCCAGGTGAGCGCGCGCGACGCAGGCGTGCCGCCCCTGGGCAGCAACGTGACGCTGCAGGTGTTTGTGCTGGACGAGAACGATAACGCGCCTGCGCTGCTGCCGCCCGGGTCTGGCGGAGGACCCAGCGCGCTGAGCCAGGTGGTGGCGCGTTCGGTGGGCGCGGGCCACGTGGTGGCGAAGCTGCGCGCGGTGGACGCCGACTCGGGCTACAACGCGTGGCTGTCCTACGAGCTGCAGCCGGCCGCGGGTGGCTCGAGCAGCCCGTTTCGCGTGGGGCTGTACACCGGCGAGATCAGCACGACGCGAGCCCTAGACGAGGCGGACGCGCCGCGCCAGCGCCTGCTGGTGCTGGTGAAGGACCACGGCGAGCCGGCGCTGACAGCCACGGCCACCGTGCTGCTGTCGCTGGAGGACAGCGGCCAGGCGCCCAAGGCCTCTTCACGGGCGTTGTCTGGTGCAGCTGGCGCAGAGACGGCCTTAGTGGATGTGAACGTGTACCTGATCATCGCCATCTGCGCGGTGTCCAGCCTGTTGGTGCTCACACTGCTGCTGTACACGGCGCTGCGGTGCTCGGCGCCGCCCAGCGAGGGCGCGTGTGGACCCGGGAAGCCCAGGCTGGTGTGCTCCAGCGCGGTGGAAAGCTGGTCTTACTCTCAGGAGAGGCGACAGAGGGTGTGCTCTGGGGAGGGGCCGCCCAAGACCGACCTCATGGCCTTCAGTCCTAGCCTGCCTCAGGGTCCCATCTCTACGGACACA CCTGGGAAGCAGGGAACGGCCAGGTCCACTACTCGGTCCCGGAAGAGGCCAAACACGGCACCTTCGTGGGTCGCATTGCCCAGGACCTGGGACTGGAGCTGGCGGAACTGGTTCCCCGCCTGTTTCGGGTGGCATCCAAAGGCCGCGGGGACCTTCTGGAGGTAA